GGCGGGGGCAGGAGCGTATTTCATACCCAATGCGTTGTTCGCATTGCGCCTGGCTGTCAGCGTTCGGGCCGGTAAGGCCAGTCCCTTTACCTTTCTCTCTGGTGAGTTGATCAAGTTGTTCGCAACGGCATTGCTGTTGTGGCTGCTTTCGCGTGTGACGCAGGACTGGCTTGTGTGGCCTGCCGCGTTGCTCGGTCTGATACTCACATTGAAAGGCTATCTCCTGCTTCTGATGTTCCGCAGGCTGTCTTAGCGCCGAGTAAGTTGCGGCAAACGAAATCGTGGAATCGTCCGGTTCGCAAGGACCGGGCATACAGCAAATAGGATAGGTTCAAATGGCTGCTGCCAGCGACGTGTCGCCTCAATCCGCGTATATTCAGCATCACTTGGTGCATCTGAACAATACCGGTGAGAAACAGAGCGCTATTGCTCAGTTCGACATCATCAATTACGACTCGTTGTTCTGGTCCGGCCTGATGGGCCTGATCGTCATTTTCTTCCTGTGGCGCGCCGCGCGCCGCGCCACCAGCGGCGTTCCTTCCCGCTTCCAGGCCTTCGTGGAAATGATCGTCGACATGGTCGACGACCAGGCCAAGGGCATCGTCCACAACGCCAAGAGCCGTCTTTTCATCGCCCCGCTGGCCCTGACCGTGTTCCTCTGGATCATCCTGATGAACGCGCTGGACTTGCTGCCCGTCGACCTGCTGCCCTCCATCTGGCGCCTGACCGGTCTGGGTGCCGAGCACGGCGATCCGCTCTATTACCACCGCATTCTGCCGACCGCCGACCTGAACGTGCCGATGGGCATGTCGCTGGGCGTGCTGCTCCTGATGTTCTACTACGGCATCAAGATCAAGCAACCGGGCGGTTTCGTCAAAGAACTGTTCACCGCGCCGTTCCATGCGCATGGCCTGGGCGCCATCGTGCTGGCCCCGTTCAACCTGCTGCTGAACCTGATCGAATACGCCGCCAAGTCCGTGTCGCTGGGCATGCGGTTGTTCGGCAACATGTTCGCCGGCGAACTGATCTTCATGCTGATCGCCCTCCTGGGCGGCGCCTGGACCGGCTTCAACGGCGCCAGCATCGGCTTGGGCATCGGCCACATCCTGGCCGGCTCGATCTGGGCAATCTTCCACATCCTGATCGTTCTGCTCCAGGCCTTCATCTTCATGATGCTGACGCTGGTGTATCTCGGCCAGGCTCACGAAGGCCACTGATCCCCCGAATTTCCGGTGTCGGCCATCCGGCCGGCATCGGATAGCAAGATTATCTTGCATTGAGCTGTACCTCTCATTTTTCAATTTTTGACTTCAGATTTCTAACCAAGGAGTTGTCATGACCAACGTCGCTTTCGTTGCCCTCGCTTGCGGTCTTATCATCGGTCTGGGCGCTATCGGCGCTTGCATCGGCATCGCACTGATGGGCGGCAAGTATCTGGAAGCTTCGGCTCGTCAGCCTGAACTGATGAACGCTCTGCAAACGAAGATGTTCCTGCTGGCTGGCCTGATCGACGCGGCATTCCTGATCGGCGTGGGTATCGCCATGCTGTTCGCCTTCGCCAACCCGTTCGTCGGCTAAGGCACCGCCCGCCGGCAAATAGGTGGGTCATGACGCTGGCGGCGATGAGAGCAACGGCTCCATCGCCGATCAGCAAAGTATCGAGTGCTCCGCGACGCCCCTTTCCGGGTGCGGTCGGAGCCGCAAGGTGTTAAAGGAACGACCGTGAATCTGAACGCGACGATCATTTTCCAGATGCTCGTGTTCTTCGTTCTGGGCTGGTTCACGATGAAATTCGTGTGGCCTCCCCTGACGAAGGCGATGGACGAGCGCCGCCAAAAAATCGCCGACGGCCTGGCCGCCGCCGAGAAGGGCAAAGCCGACTTGGCTCAAGCCCAGGCGCGCGTCAGTCTGATCGAGGCTTCTGCCAAGTCCGAAAACCACGCACGCATCATCGAGGCCGAGAAGCAAGCTGCCTCCCTGATCGAGCAGGCCCGCCGCGAAGCGGAAGCCGAACGCGCCCGCATTGTGGCGCAGGCAGCTCAGGATGCCGCGCAGGAAGTCCAGCGCGCCCGCGAAGCGTTGCGCGACGACGTCGCCGCGCTGGCCGTCAAGGGTGCTGAACAGATCCTCAAGCGCGAGGTTGACGCCCGCGCACACGCCGAGCTGCTGAACCAGCTCCGCGCGCAGCTCTAATCCGGGACCGTCATGGCTGAACTTTCCACTGTTGCCCGGCCCTACGCTGAAGCGCTCTTCAGCGCAGCGCGCGACGACAAGGCCGGTCTGCCGGCGTGGGCCGACCTGGTCAGCGTAATGGCTCAGGTCGCCTCCAACCCCGACGTGCGCGAGGCCATGGCCGACCCGCGTCTGGGCGACAAGCAGCGCGTCGAACTGTTTACCGGCCTGATGAAGGCCGATTTGCCGCAGGCCGCCCGTAATTTCATCGAGCTGCTGGTCGAAAACGACCGGTTGCTGCTGCTGCCCGAAATCGCCTCGCAATTCGTCGCGCTGCGGAATCGTCACGAAGGCACGGCGCAGGCGGAAATCACCAGCGCGTTCGAGCTCAGCGATGCCCAGGTCAAGGATCTGGTCGGCGCGCTCGAACAAAAATTCGGCCTCAAGCTCAAGCCCAGCGTTACCGTCGACCCGTCGTTGATCGGCGGCGTGCGCGTGGCCGTCGGCGACCAGGTGCTCGATACTTCCGTACAAGCCCAATTGGTCCGCATGCGCGATCAGCTCGCCGCTTAAGGCTACTAACAGGATTCCAGGAGTCAATATGCAACTCAATCCCTCCGAGATCAGCGAACTGCTCAAGAGCCGCATCGAGGGCCTGGGCGCTTCGGCTGATGTCCGTACTCAGGGCACCGTCGTGTCCGTGACCGACGGTATTACCCGCATCCACGGCTTGTCCGACGTGATGCAGGGCGAAATGCTCGAATTCCCCAACAACGTTTTCGGTCTGGCGCTCAACCTCGAGCGTGATTCCGTCGGCGCCGTTATTCTGGGCGACTACACCGGCGTTTCCGAAGGCGACCAGGTCAAGACGACCGGCC
The DNA window shown above is from Achromobacter spanius and carries:
- a CDS encoding ATP synthase subunit I; this encodes MVEVLVLSDADRAALNAQASRGLLLALAAQGAMGLAAAVIAGVVGGAAAGWSALAGAGAYFIPNALFALRLAVSVRAGKASPFTFLSGELIKLFATALLLWLLSRVTQDWLVWPAALLGLILTLKGYLLLLMFRRLS
- the atpB gene encoding F0F1 ATP synthase subunit A; protein product: MAAASDVSPQSAYIQHHLVHLNNTGEKQSAIAQFDIINYDSLFWSGLMGLIVIFFLWRAARRATSGVPSRFQAFVEMIVDMVDDQAKGIVHNAKSRLFIAPLALTVFLWIILMNALDLLPVDLLPSIWRLTGLGAEHGDPLYYHRILPTADLNVPMGMSLGVLLLMFYYGIKIKQPGGFVKELFTAPFHAHGLGAIVLAPFNLLLNLIEYAAKSVSLGMRLFGNMFAGELIFMLIALLGGAWTGFNGASIGLGIGHILAGSIWAIFHILIVLLQAFIFMMLTLVYLGQAHEGH
- the atpE gene encoding F0F1 ATP synthase subunit C, whose translation is MTNVAFVALACGLIIGLGAIGACIGIALMGGKYLEASARQPELMNALQTKMFLLAGLIDAAFLIGVGIAMLFAFANPFVG
- a CDS encoding F0F1 ATP synthase subunit B, encoding MNLNATIIFQMLVFFVLGWFTMKFVWPPLTKAMDERRQKIADGLAAAEKGKADLAQAQARVSLIEASAKSENHARIIEAEKQAASLIEQARREAEAERARIVAQAAQDAAQEVQRAREALRDDVAALAVKGAEQILKREVDARAHAELLNQLRAQL
- a CDS encoding F0F1 ATP synthase subunit delta, with translation MAELSTVARPYAEALFSAARDDKAGLPAWADLVSVMAQVASNPDVREAMADPRLGDKQRVELFTGLMKADLPQAARNFIELLVENDRLLLLPEIASQFVALRNRHEGTAQAEITSAFELSDAQVKDLVGALEQKFGLKLKPSVTVDPSLIGGVRVAVGDQVLDTSVQAQLVRMRDQLAA